A window of Costertonia aggregata contains these coding sequences:
- a CDS encoding LuxR C-terminal-related transcriptional regulator, giving the protein MNQKQCIFLLLFLNILHISAQTAISGHTSLEEDGKWEQKIYLSKISLEEGENRLQSVAWSPIAKDGSFSFKGKHISDKDAIYRLYVNPIKKVISDTVAHTTDFILSKSDKIYFPKSKKLLGKYRSSSPADAEWQKMQKFQWALEKEKNTEDTISEAYAAKLKSYTKDSLKILLVKLIGIDQLAKKGLLDKDIAENPNYYLALLAELEESDMQPAEYRFLSRRLAYLTQKVVVQKYQWSKAIILILVIITVVLSLFVYRLKRKQNALVANLSRQEQNIRALILEGKSNKEIANELFISLSTVKTHITNIYSKLKVANRKELLERYQV; this is encoded by the coding sequence ATGAATCAAAAACAGTGCATATTTCTTCTCTTATTCCTGAATATATTACATATATCTGCCCAAACCGCCATATCTGGTCATACAAGCTTAGAAGAAGATGGGAAATGGGAGCAAAAAATATATCTAAGCAAGATCAGTTTGGAAGAAGGTGAAAACAGGCTACAATCTGTCGCTTGGTCACCTATCGCTAAAGATGGTTCCTTTTCATTTAAGGGCAAGCATATCTCTGATAAGGATGCCATTTATCGGTTATATGTAAATCCGATCAAAAAAGTGATTTCAGATACCGTTGCCCATACAACCGATTTTATTCTTTCCAAATCGGACAAGATATATTTTCCAAAATCCAAAAAACTGTTGGGTAAATATAGAAGTTCCAGTCCTGCCGATGCAGAGTGGCAGAAGATGCAGAAGTTCCAATGGGCATTGGAAAAGGAAAAAAATACCGAAGACACTATTTCGGAGGCATATGCTGCAAAGTTAAAATCCTACACCAAGGATTCGCTCAAAATATTATTGGTAAAGCTTATCGGTATCGATCAATTGGCCAAAAAGGGATTATTGGATAAGGATATCGCCGAAAATCCCAATTATTATTTGGCCCTTCTGGCCGAATTGGAAGAAAGCGATATGCAACCTGCGGAATATCGGTTTTTATCCAGACGGTTGGCCTACTTGACCCAAAAAGTGGTAGTGCAAAAATATCAATGGAGCAAAGCCATTATCCTTATTTTAGTAATAATCACAGTTGTACTTTCGCTATTTGTATATCGATTAAAAAGAAAACAAAATGCACTCGTAGCCAATTTAAGCAGGCAAGAGCAGAATATCAGGGCACTCATTTTAGAAGGTAAAAGCAATAAAGAAATTGCCAACGAACTTTTTATAAGCCTAAGCACGGTCAAGACCCATATTACAAATATCTACAGTAAACTAAAGGTTGCGAATCGTAAAGAGCTTTTGGAGCGATACCAAGTATAG
- a CDS encoding serine hydrolase domain-containing protein yields the protein MNPILKYLKNLFASRTILGENTELHGFVKADMLMQRLVDDEKVPGLAISVLRDGGKIFQRGYGYADLKQKTHVQPQKTIFRIASVSKPIAATALAHMVADETIDLDASFYTYVPYYPKKRWDFTIRQLASHTAGIRGYQGKEYGLNEPYSIKESIAIFKDDDLLFEPGTDYHYNSYGWVLVSLAMQEASGVLFENYVQEKVLKPLGMENTFAEQVSELSHDDKNSFNRRSRNYTKNRLGFREAIPVNNFYKLAGGGYLSTSEDIAKLGQAYLDGNILDEEIISQFLTSETIDGQSTYYGLGWQVSEDKQGRPYYGHIGNGVGGYSNFFVYPDEQMIFAILVNCTDPKVQEELDEVMQTLLDSYEKF from the coding sequence ATGAATCCTATTCTCAAATATCTCAAAAACCTATTTGCTTCACGGACTATACTGGGTGAGAATACTGAATTGCATGGTTTTGTTAAGGCAGATATGCTAATGCAACGCTTGGTAGATGATGAAAAGGTTCCCGGGCTAGCTATCTCGGTTTTAAGAGATGGAGGAAAAATATTCCAAAGAGGCTATGGCTATGCTGATTTGAAACAAAAAACCCATGTACAGCCACAAAAAACAATTTTTAGGATTGCAAGCGTTTCCAAACCCATAGCGGCAACGGCTCTGGCCCATATGGTAGCGGACGAAACCATTGATTTGGATGCTTCATTTTATACTTATGTACCGTATTACCCAAAAAAGCGGTGGGATTTTACCATACGGCAATTGGCGAGCCACACAGCGGGTATTCGGGGTTATCAAGGCAAGGAATACGGTCTGAACGAGCCGTATTCCATCAAAGAAAGTATTGCGATTTTTAAGGATGACGATTTACTTTTTGAACCCGGTACCGACTATCACTACAACAGCTATGGTTGGGTATTGGTTTCATTGGCGATGCAGGAAGCGAGCGGAGTCCTTTTTGAGAATTATGTACAGGAGAAAGTGTTGAAACCCTTGGGAATGGAGAATACTTTTGCCGAACAGGTCAGTGAGCTAAGCCATGATGATAAAAACAGTTTTAACAGGCGTAGCCGAAATTATACCAAAAACCGGTTAGGTTTTAGGGAAGCCATTCCTGTGAACAACTTTTATAAATTGGCAGGTGGTGGTTATTTGTCCACTTCCGAGGACATTGCCAAACTGGGCCAAGCCTATTTGGACGGTAATATTTTGGATGAAGAGATAATATCACAATTTTTGACTTCTGAAACTATTGATGGGCAATCTACCTATTATGGCTTGGGCTGGCAAGTGAGTGAGGATAAACAAGGCCGGCCGTATTATGGGCATATAGGTAACGGTGTTGGTGGCTATTCCAACTTTTTTGTATATCCCGATGAACAAATGATATTTGCCATTTTAGTGAATTGTACGGATCCCAAAGTGCAGGAAGAGTTGGATGAGGTTATGCAAACTCTTTTGGATTCATATGAAAAGTTTTGA
- a CDS encoding head GIN domain-containing protein, with protein sequence MKKRILFIKYNEIGTRTMGKLQKYILLLLLLSCNSEKAPDCFQNAGEIIRDEVEVPNFSRITVFEKVALIIKQGDTQKVEIETGEFLRGEVSAVVEGDRLIVRNENGCNLFREYGITTVYVTSPNIVEIRSSTGQTIRSDGSLDYPSLILLSESFIEPEAATTDGEFDLELNSTNVSVTVNGIAYFKLSGAVQNLNLSIAAGDSRIEAHNLIAQNVNLNHRGSNDMLINPQASVNGIIRGTGDVQSFNRPPVIEVEEIFNGRLIFLD encoded by the coding sequence ATGAAAAAAAGGATATTGTTTATAAAGTACAACGAAATAGGGACCCGCACCATGGGTAAGTTACAGAAATATATTCTACTACTTTTATTGCTTTCCTGCAATTCTGAAAAAGCTCCCGATTGTTTTCAAAATGCTGGTGAAATCATTAGGGATGAAGTTGAAGTACCCAATTTTTCTAGAATAACGGTTTTTGAAAAAGTAGCTCTGATTATAAAACAAGGCGATACCCAAAAAGTCGAGATTGAGACCGGGGAATTTCTACGGGGAGAAGTTAGCGCTGTGGTTGAGGGCGATAGACTTATTGTAAGAAATGAAAACGGGTGTAATCTTTTTCGTGAATACGGTATAACAACGGTTTATGTGACCTCGCCCAATATTGTTGAGATACGAAGCAGTACGGGTCAGACCATACGTAGTGATGGTAGTTTAGATTATCCAAGCTTGATTTTGTTGTCCGAGAGTTTTATAGAGCCCGAAGCAGCAACTACGGATGGTGAGTTTGATTTGGAATTGAATTCGACCAACGTTAGTGTGACCGTAAACGGTATCGCTTATTTTAAGTTAAGCGGTGCCGTGCAAAATTTGAATCTCTCTATCGCTGCGGGCGATTCTCGCATTGAGGCCCATAATCTTATCGCTCAAAATGTAAACTTAAACCATAGGGGGTCCAATGATATGTTGATTAATCCACAAGCCTCTGTCAATGGTATCATTCGTGGTACGGGCGATGTGCAAAGTTTTAACCGTCCTCCTGTTATTGAGGTAGAAGAAATTTTCAATGGCAGACTGATTTTCTTGGATTAA